Genomic DNA from Fimbriimonas ginsengisoli Gsoil 348:
TTTCACCAAGCTGGGCGTCGACTTCTGGTGTTTCCACGACCGAGACATCGCACCCGAAGGCGCGACGTTCAAAGAGAGCTGCGATAACCTGGACAATCTCGTAAGCCACGCCGAACAGCAGCAGAAGGCGACCGGCGTCAAGTTGCTGTGGGGCACCGCCTGTCTCTTCAACCATCCGCGCTATCAAGCCGGCGCGGCAACCAATCCGAGCCCCGACGTTTTCGCCTATGCGGCCGCGCAGGTGAAGCATGCTATCGACGCTACCCATCGCCTAGGCGGTCAGGGCTACACCTTCTGGGGCGGCCGCGAAGGGTACGACACGCTGAAGAACACCAAGATGCAGCAGGAACGGGAGCAGTTCGCCCGCCTACTTCACATGGCGGTCGATTACAAGAAGCGGATCGGATTTACCGGTCAATTCTATATCGAGCCGAAGCCGATGGAGCCGACCAAGCACCAGTACGACAGCGATACCGAGGCGTGCCTCAACTTCCTGCGCGAGTTCGACCTCATGGATCACCTCAAGTTGAACCTGGAGACGAACCACGCGACGCTGGCCGGGCACACGATGCAGCACGAGATTCGGGCTGCTCGCGAAGCCGGCGTCCTCGGCTCGATCGACGCCAATACCGGCGACGAGCTGATCGGGTGGGATACCGACCAGTTCCCGACGAATGTCTATCTCACTACCGAGATCATGCTGGAGCTGCTCCAGATGGGGGGCTTCACTACGGGTGGGTTGAACTTCGACGCCAAGGTGCGTCGTCAGTCGCACGAGACGGTGGACCTGTTCTACGCCCACATCGGGGGTATGGACGCTTTCGCCCGCGGCCTCGAGATCGCCCAGGCGATCTTGGACGACGGACGGCTTATGCAGATGGTCGAAGAGCGCTACGCTGGTTGGAAGGGCGACTTCGGCCAGAAGGTTTTGCAGGGTGTCAAGTCGCTCGAAGACTGCGAGGACCACGTCCTCCGCCACGGCGAGCCCGCCCGAGCGTCGGGGCGTCAGGAGAGGATCGAGAACCTCATCAACGAATTCGTCCTGTAGCATCGGCACCTTGCCGATGACCTCTCGTCAATCACCCGATTACGGGATCCTAGCGAACAGAAAGGGCTCCTTGTCCTAACTCAAGAAAGGAAGTTACTCGACGTGGGCCTTCCTTTCTTGAAGTTTGAATCGGGCGACATCCGAGTCGAGGCGATCTGCCTGCGCCTGAAGCCCCGCGGCAAGCAAGCGCTTTCGGGCTTTCGTTAGCACTCCCGGGAATCGCTTATACGCCATGAGGGCTAATTCGGTCGATGGAGACTCGCCGACCGGGTGGGTTAGCCATTTCAGGCAGTATTCGTCCTCGGCTTCCCCTTGATTAGCCGCCCACCACGCATGGAGTCTCGCTCGATTAGAAGGTTCCCACGGCGTGCCAACCACGTTAGCCTGGTCTTCACATCGGTACGCGAAGAGGAGTTGCCCGCAAATATCGCCCACGCGGTAAATGCTTGGGCTTCCCATATTCATGGCCAGATGGGCACAACGAGAGAAGCGCCGGTCGGTAAGGTGACTAAGTAGCGCAGGAACCGCATCGAATCCCCTTGCGATGAGGGCGACTATCGGAGCGTCGAGGTTGGTGCCCTCGACGTCGTGGTAATAGAGGTCCGGCACCCGGGCGTCGCATAGGGCGTCGATTAACTGCTCGTTTTTCGACGTCCCGTGGTACCGAGAGTCACTTGTAAGCGCTAGATCGGTCAGATCCTCCTTTTTATAGGGGGTTGCGAGGCTGACGTCTTTCGTCAGAACGTCCGTCATTCCCCTGAGGATTGCGGCCCGATCGGACGATGGCTCGAGCAACGCGTTTTGAAGGTGTTGGTAGGCAAGGTCACCCACTCTGTCGTCCAAGTTCGGAGGAATATCGTGCCCCCAAGATCTAGCTTTCGAGTGGAACGGGGAATTCAGCAAACGCTTCGCCAACGCTCGCGCGAATTGGTCGTGATGACGATGGTGTTCGACAACCGCCATCGTCATGACCTCATCTTCGAAGAACACAAGCGCATTGATGTGTCCAAAATCGAATGGGTAAGCGGCGCTTTCCGAGGTGAGTGAAACAGGTTTTCCCACAAGCAGCGGCTTCGTAACCTCCGTTGTTCCTACCAGAAAACGGGCGGGCTTTCCGCCATTGGCGGGGGAAAGAAGATAGGCGCAATGTAGAGCCCCTTGCTCTTGGGAGGGCATGTGATCCACCTCGATGAGGGGCGCGTCATCGGGAGGGAAAGGGAGCCCGTATGATTTGTAGGCGGTCACAAGGTGGTCCAGAAGCTTTTCGATTGCATCCGGGCCTTGCGGAGCCTGGCCAGCAACGGACAACAGGAATGCGAGAGCCGCCAACATAGAACCATTCTCCTCGAGTTTTCACACTCGTTCGGGGATTGGATGTGCCTGTCCCGTTGAGATTGGAACTGCTGGAGACCTATAACGGGGCCTGTTCTACCAGGGAGAGAGTTACTTGCTCGAATCAGGTCCATCGGCTGGGAGCCGATGCTACGTTCAGCCATACTTGTATCTATATGCCGCGAAAATTGACCGCCGGTGAAGCCAAGGCGGCGTTCGAAGAACTGGTGAAGGCACTCCCGAAGCAGCACCTACGGCTGCAGTTCCGTAAGAGATTCGGCACGGGCGAGCTTCTCGATCCGAAAATGCTGAAGAGGGCGACGACGATTGCGCCTCGGGAAAAGTTGGTTAGCAACCTCCTCCAGGAAGTGCCGGCAAAGATCCATTGCATCCGCATGCTCGGCAACGCCGAGGAGATCGAAGGGAGCGAATGGGAAGCCACTGCCGACGCGCAGGTTGGGCAGCTCTTTTCACCGGAAGAGGTCGAGCAGGCGCTGACGGTTCAGGGAAGGAAGGCGAGGCTGTACATCTACGCCGATCCGACGGAGGAGACGGTTTACGTTTTGCGCGTGGTCACCGAGCCGTTTGGTGAGGAGCCTCCGAAGCCGAAGGTACCGGTGAAGCGCACTCGGAGCCAAGTCAAGAGAGCCGCCGCCAAGAAGGCGGGCACAAGGGGCTCCGGCCGGCGATGAGTGGACCTGTAGAGATCGTCCTTGTCCGACACGGCGAATCGGTACGGAACCTATCGTGTGATATGGCGCGGGAAGGGGATCCCACCGAGCTTGTTCGCCAAATGCGGGAGGAGCAAGAGGAGTCGAGTTGGCCACTTACCGAACTCGGCCGCAAGCAAGCCGCCTTGGCCGGCGAATGGCTGCGCAAGAACATCGAAGGAGGCTATGACGCCAGCTACGTCTCGCCGTTCCTCCGGACCCGCGAAACCGCCGAGGGGCTCGGGCTCGAAGGCTTGAAGTGGGAAATAGACGACCGGCTTCGCGAGCGCGAGTGGGGAGAGTACAGCACCGAGGGGTACAAGCCGTACACATCCCAGCAGTACCTCACCGACCTCGCTCTGTGCGCCAACCTCGACTGGAAGACCGAATATCCGGGCGCGGAGAGCATCTTGGACATGGTCCCCCGGGTGGAGGCGTTTCTCACCGATGCGATGCTTAAAACGCCCCAGGGCCGGATCATCGCCGTGACCCACGGCGGCACGATCCGCGCCATTCAAACCGTATTGGAGCACCTGACGAGAGGGGAGAGGCTCCCTCCGGACCGCCGCCTAAGTAATTGCTGCGTGGTGATGTACCGCCTGAGCGACATCGATCTTGCGCACACTGAGTGGATCGGCGAGGTCCGTACCGCCCACCCGGCATTGCCGGACGCTCCGGAAACGCCATGGGAGCCGCTTGGGCCAAAATAACGGCGTGGCATCGGCTGATTCTCCCCCTCCGATCTCGGGCAAGCGCTTCGTTCCCCAACTCGCCGTCGGCTGCCTGCTCTTCGCCGCCATCATGGGCTTTGGCACCTACTTCCTGGCCCAGCTCATGACTCCCGGCCTGAAGAAGAAGAACGCCGAGTACCTGAAGACGCACCACCCGAAGATGCCGTAGCGCCGGCATCTTTTCCGGCAGAAGGTGGTGTGACACGTGAGCGGACGCCGGCGCTACTTTGGCTTAGACTAAGTCCTATTCCATGACACCGCTTCTTCTGCTTGTGGCGCTTGGTTCGGTCCAGGCCTCCAAGGTGAACTCGTTCGACACCTTCGACGAAGTCCGCCAGGTGACGACGCTGGAAGCGCAAGTTACCACCGTCCCCGGGCCGGACGGCAGCCAGGCGCTGCAGGCGACGTTTCAGCCTACCGAGTGGCCGCACGTGATGCTCGCCCCGGCCCAGCCGTGGGATTGGTCCGCCGCCGGAGGAATTGCCATCGAGGTAACCAACCCCGGCAAAGAAACCGTACCGTTCGGGATTCGAGTGGACGACGACCCGAAAGCCGACGGCTGGCTTCACTCCCGGACCGGTAACGGCGCGATCGCTCCGGGCAAAACTGAGACGTTCGTGGTGATGTTCGGCCCCGATCCAATGTCGGTCGGCATGCGCGGCATGCCGCCGACGCCGGGTTTGACCGGCTTGGGGACGAATGGAGGCGGAACTTTCGATTCCAGCCATGTCGCCGCCCTCCAACTCTTCCTTCATCGGCCGGCCAGAGCCACGACGCTGGTTTTGGACAATATCCGAACGGTCCCCCGCGTTTCCTTGGAGAGGATCGTGGACCGGTTTGGACAGTACGCCCGTGGCGATTGGCCGGGCAAAGTTCACCAAGATGCCGAGCTGCCCGCGAGAGCGAAGGCCGAACTCGCGTCCTATTCGGCCGTCGCCGATCGCGACCGATTCGGAGGCTGGAAGACCGGCCCGAAATTGCGCCCGACCGGGTTCTTCCGCACCGAGCGAGTACGCGGCAAATGGTCGCTCGTCGATCCGGACGGAGGTCTCTTTTTCTCCTTCGGGATCGACACGATGGGCCAAGGGGAGAGCACCTTTGTGACCGGGCGAGACGCGATGTTCACCTGGCTGCCATCCCCCGCCGACCCGCTTTCCCGTTTCCGCACTTCCCAGGGTGGCGCTCACATGGGGCCGATCAAGTCCGGGGAGGCCTACAATTTCTATCAGGCAAACCTCCTCCGTAAGTACGGGGAGAACTTCTCGGAAGCTTGGCGAGAGACGGCTCTTAGACGGCTTCCCGCTTGGGGATTCAATACGATCGGAAACTGGTCCGACGACCGGTTTATGAAGAACGGAACGGTTCCGTACGTGGCCACCGCCGGGGTTTACGGGGACCATGCGCGAATCGCCAGCGGCAGCGACTACTGGGGGAAGATGCACGATCCGTTCGATCCTCATTTTGTCGAGGATGTAACCCGCGGCCTCGTCGGAGTTGCCGCCAAGGTGAAGGGGGATCCTTGGTGCGTTGGCTATTTCGTCGATAACGAGCTGAGCTGGGCGGGTAGCGGTTCCGATGGCCGGTACGGCTTGGCCCTGGGGGCACTATCCGCTCCCAAAGGCTCACCCGCCAAGGCGGCTTTCATTCAGCAATTGCGGGCAAAATATAGCGATATCGGAAGGCTCAACCAGGAATGGAAGACGACCTTTCCCGATTGGGCGGCGCTTGACTTGCCCATCGAATTCCAATCGTTGACGGATATCCAGCGGACCGACCTCTCTAAGTTCGTCCACACCCTCGCCCTGCGCTACTTCACCGTCGTCCGTGATGAGCTGCGAAAGCTCGACCCCGATCATCTCTACCTAGGGTGCCGTTTCGCCTGGAGCGCCCCCGAGGCCGAGGAAGCCGCTGCCGAGGTGTGCGATGTCGTCAGCTTTAACATCTACGCTCCCAAGCTCGGCCCGGAATGGGATCGGGTTAAGCAGTTCGACAAGCCTTGCATCATCGGGGAGTTCCACTTCGGCGCACTCGATCGCGGCATGTTCCATCCTGGTCTGGTCGCGACCCCCAGCCAAGCCGCGAGGGCTGCGATGTACGAGGAGTACGTCAAGAGCGTGCTTAAGAACCCGGCCTTCGTCGGTTGCCACTGGTTCCAATACATCGACGAACCGCTCACCGGCCGTTGGTTCGACGGCGAGAACTACAACATCGGCTTGGTCGACGTAACCGACACGCCCTACCCTGAGATCACCTCTGCCGCCCGGAGAATCCACTCTCAATCCTATGTTCTCCGGTGGGGTCGCCCGATGGCGAAGCCGGCTGCCCCCAAGCCCCGTTGGAAACGGCATAAACGCCGCCTTCGCGGTAGGCGGAAGGTTCCACCCGTCCTCCGGAAGCCGATGCTACAGTAAGGCGGTGGAGCGTAACCTCGATCTGTTCGGACCGGGCCGCGCGCCCGCGCGGCTGAAGTTCCTGCTCCAAGAAGACCGAGTCTACGTGCGCGTGCTCCTCGAAGAGGGAAATCGATTCGTTTTTATCACGCCGAAGATCGAATGGCAGACGATTCCCGAGCCGCCGTTCGAAAAGTGGAACATGGAATCGGCCGGGCTCGAAATGCGCGGAACCGGCGCCTTCTTTTCGGCCTCGCTGCAAGGCGAGCCGCTTGGTTGGGCAAGTTGCGGTCCGCTTGGCGAGGTCCTTCGGGCCTTCCATGAGGCCCGAGTAACCTGGCGCCGCGATCAGGGGTTGGACCAGCTTTGATAAGGGGGCCGTTCCGTCCAATGCCCCGGAATCTCCGTTTCTCGCCCGCTGGACCCATCGGTGGTCACCCAGGTTGTGTATTGCCAAAGTGATCTCTCCTTGCGCGGCGAGCCAAGCAAGATTTCTTTGTACAACAGCGACGGCCTAGATTACAGTCGTGAGAATTGTGTAGCTTTCTCGCTTACATTTCCACGGATCGTTACTTGCGGACCGTCCGTTCCGCGGTTCGGCTCCGGTCGAGCTCATTTCGGCTCTTGAAGAACTGGAGCTTGGGGTTTTGGTCTTCCAGGTATTGGAGATTCCAGGCGCTCATGATCAGCACTACCGCGTTCCCGAAGTCGTCCTCCACGAGACGGGCGTTCGAGCCCCAGTAGACGCTCCGCAATTCTACGGGGTCTCCCTCGACCCAGCGGATGACCTCGAAACCGAGCGGCTCCAAGCCGCTTTCTACGCCGTACTCGCTTCGCAAGCGATGCTGAACGACTTCGAACTGGAGCTTGCCTACAGCGCCGAGAATCGGCTCCCGACGCGCCGAGCGACGGTCCCAGAACAGATCGACCAGCCCCTCTTCGCAGAGCTGCTGGATCCCCTTTTCGAAGTGCTTCAGCCGCCCCACGTCGTCGTTGCGGATGAACGAGAAAACCTCCGGAGCGAAGCTCGGAACCTCGTCGAACCGGATGATCTCGCCCGAGGAAAGCGTATCGCCCAATTGAAACGCCCCGGGATTTGTTAGGCCGACGATGTCGCCCGGATACGCCTCCTCCACGGTTTCGCGATCCTGTGCGAAGAGGCGTTGCGGACGGCTGAGCCGCAGCTTCTTGCCGGTTCGCGTGTGCGCCGCTTCCATGTCCTTCTCAAACCGGCCGCTGACCACGCGGAGGAAGGCGATTCGGTCCCGGTGGTTCGGGTCCATGTTCGCCTGAATCTTAAAGACGAAACCGCTGAACGGTCCTTCAGCCGGCACCGGTCCCTTATCGGCGACCCGCACCGTCGGGGCGGGGGCGATGTCCATAAAACGGCTGAGGAACAGCTCCACGCCGAAATTGGTCAGCGCCGACCCAAAGAACACCGGCGTGAGCTCGCCACGAGCCACCTTTTCCAGCTCCAATCCTTCTCCGGCGATGTCCAGCAGGTCGATGTCGTCCAGCAGCGTCTGGTACAAGTCGGCCCCGATGACGTCGGTGATGCGAGGATCGTCGAGGTTGAGCACTTCCAACTCCGCTTTGGTCGCGCCGTGCGCGGTTCGAGAGTAGAGGTGGACCTTCTTCGTCTCGCGGTCGTAGACCCCTTTAAAGTCGCTGCCCTGCCCGATCGGCCAGTTGACAGGAACGCTGGCGATCCCGAGCACTTCTTCCACTTCGGTTAGAAGCGCCAGCGGCCCTCGGCCGGGGTGGTCCATTTTGTTCACGAAGGTGAAGATCGGGATCCCCCGGTCGCGGCAGACCGCGAACAGTTTCTTCGTCTGCGTCTCGACTCCCTTCGCGTTGTCGATGAGCATCACCGCGCTGTCGGCGGCGGTCAGGGTCCGATACGTGTCCGCGCTAAAGTCGTTGTGGCCGGGCGTATCCAGCAAGTTGAGGACGTGGTCTTTGTATTCGAACTGGAGAACGGTGGATGTGACGGAGATTCCGCGCTCCTTCTCGAGCTCCATCCAGTCGGAGGTCGCCTTCCGCTGGTTCCGCCGCGCTTTGACCGACCCCGCAAGCTGGATCGCGCCTCCGTAAAGCAGAAGCTTTTCGGTAAGCGTGGTCTTTCCCGCGTCGGGGTGGGAGATGATGGCGAACGTTCGCCGGCGCGCGGTTTGATCGGTAATCTGACTCATGACAATGGGCGCGCAACGAAGGGGGCCGCACCTATTATTTCATATACGCCGATAAGTAGCATCGGCTTCCCCTCCGCTCACCGCCCGGTGCGCGATCCTACGTGTTACGATGGGTCCAAATGAAGACCCTCGCCTTCCCACGTCGCTCGGCGCCGCCGATGGCCCGGGTGCGGCAACGCCTTGATTCCAGCCAGGTCGAGGATGTGCGGGGAACCGTCCGCCAGCAGCTACTCGACCGTGGCTTGGCCACTCGAGTTAAGCGCGGCGACCGAATCGCGATCACCGCCGGAAGCCGTGGGATGGGCGGGTTCATCCACCTCCTCCAAGGGACGTGCGACGCGATCCGATCGGTGGGGGGCGAGCCTTTTTTGATTCCGGCCATGGGCAGCCACGGCGGCGCGACCGCCGAAGGACAAACGGAGCTGCTCCGCCGCCTCGGCGTTACCGAGGAAATCGCCCCCATCAAGGCGTCCATGGAGACGCTGGAACTCGGCACCTCGTCTTCCGGAGCGGTTGCGCATCTCGACCGGTGGGCACACGAGGCGGACGGCGTTATCGTCCTCGGTCGAACCAAGACCCATCCCGAGAGCATCGAAGGGATCGCCTCCGGGCTTCTGAAGATGACCACCGTCGGCCTGGGCAAGCAAGCCGGCGCCCAGCAAGCCCATAGCAGTGGCCTGTGGGACTCGGTCCGCGCGGTGCCGCAGCTTACGTTGGCTCGCGCGAAGGTGATCTTCGGCATCACGATGGTCGAAAACGCGTTCCATGAGCCGACCCTAATCGAAGTGGTCGAGCCGACTTACGAGGCGTTCTTGGAAGCGGATCAACGGCTCCTCCGGTTGGCGAGGGTGCACCTCGCCAAGATCCCGTTCGACGACCTCGACCTGCTCATCGTCGACGAAATGGGAAAGGAGATCTCCGGAACCGGAATGGACGTAAACGTTATCGGCAAGTGGCGAACCCATGGGGGAGAGCGAAAGCCGAACTACCGCCGGATCGTCCCGCTTTCGCTAACCTATGCCTCGCTGGGGAACGCGATCGGCGTTGGCTTGGCCGACTTCATCACGGAGCGGTTTATGCGCGAGTACGACCCCGCGACGACGTACATCAACATCCTCACCGCCTCCGAGCCGGATTGTATGAACACTCTCGAAGCCGGCATGCCGCTGGCGCTCCCGACCGACCGCGACGCCATCGAGGTCGCTCTGTACTCGGCGGTTGTGCAAGGAGAGCCGAAAGTCTGCCGAATTAAGAACACAGCCCGCCTCGACGAGCTTTGGGTCTCCCCCGCCCTGTTGCCCGAAGTCGAACGACATCCCGATCTCACGGTGTTGGACCCACCGGAGGCGATACCGTTCGACCCGAACGGGGATCTGCTGCCCCGGTGACTTACGCCTTGCTTTCGGCGGCGAATACGAGTCCCGCGCTTTGTCGGAGCATGTCGAGGGTTCGCATGTTTCCGAGGGTGTCGTCAAGGGTCATGTATGGGCACTCCTTGGCTTCCAGGAACTGAGCCACGGCGTCCGCTTCGGCGGCGTATAGCTCGTCGTTGGTCATTCCCATCTCGAAAACCTCCGGGTCTTTGCCGTTTCGATGGAACGTCATCTTGGAGCCGGTATAGACCTTCCACGGATTCTCGATTTCGATCATCCCCTCGGAGCCGTAGATGAGGGCATGGTTCCGCATGTTGCAATGGATGCCGCATCCGAAGTGGACGGTGACTCCGCTAGGGAAGCGCAGGCAGCCGGAGCCGTGTTCGTCATAGCCGCTCTCGCTGATCTTCGCGGAGTAATGCGCCACCTCGGGCTCGGCGCCCACGAGCAGACGGCATAGCGAAATCGGATAGGCGCCGACGTCCATAAGTCCGCCGCCGCCAAGCGATCCGTCCGTTCGGAAGTTCGCCCAGCTTTTGCCGGCGGCAAACGAAAACTCGGCGTTGATTACGAGCAGCTCGCCGATCGCGCCGCTCTGTACGAGCTCCTTCGCCTTCAGGGTTTGGGGCGCGCAACGGTACATGAACGCCTCCATGAAGAAGACTTTGTTCTTGCGAACCTCGTTAAGGGCGCGCTGAGCTTCGATCGCGTTGAGCGTGAACGGTTTTTCGCAAAGGATCGCCTTGCCCGCCTCCGCGCATCGGATCGTCCAGTCGTAGTGGAGGTGGTGGGGAGTCGCGATGTAGATCGCGTCGACGTTCGGGTCGCTGAGCACCTCGTCGTACGATCCGTACGGCTTTCCGCCGTGCTTATCGGTGAACGCCTTCGCGGTATCCAGCGCTCTCGAACCGACCGCTACGAGCTCGCCAGTCTTCGATGCCTTGAGTCCACCGGCGAACTGATGCGCGATGCCGCCCGTCGCCAAAATCCCCCACTTCACTTTGTCTGCCATGCCGGCGGGGAGCTTACTCGAAGAGGGGGGAGTTGGGGCGCTAGGCGTTGGGCGTTTGGTAATACCAGCACACTGTCGAAGAGCCCGAACGCGTTGGGGCGTTGGAGGCTAAACGCCCAACGCCCAACGCCTTGTTAAACCACGCACCCTCTGCCTTCTACTCAACGTAACTCTTTTCATGCCTCGACTCATCGTTTTCTTCTTGCTTCCTTTACTCACATTCGGGTGTACCGATCATGAGCGGGATGCGGCGGTCTCGCAGGGGGCAGATTTGGGGCGGCAGGCGGCGAAGCGGGTTGCTTCGGCGGCCGGGGACGCTTGGAAGGCGGCGAGCGATCAGGCATCTAAGCTCTCGCCAGACTCTGCAGAAAACGCTTTGGAGAGCGCCAAGTCGGCGCTCGAGAAGGCGAAGGACTCCCTGAAGCCGGGCGAGCGGCTGGCGGCCGCCGAGGCCGAAATTACGCGGCTGCGCGCGGCATTGGATATCCAAAAGCTCCGCAAGGAGCTTGACGACAAGGTGGCGGAAGCGCAGCGGCTTAAGGAGAACGCCGGGAAAACGGTCGACGACGTGCGATCCAAACTCGAAGCCGCAGACCGAACCTACCGAGACTTAGACGCGAGACTGGGCCAGGCCCAAAGAACCTACGAAGACGCCGCCACGACGGCCGAAAACGCCGCCAAGGCGGTCCGCGATCGGCTAGGTGGTTAGCCTTCGGAGCGTTCGGAGCGTTCGGAGCGTTCGGAGCGTTCGGAGCGTTCGGAGCGTTCGGAGCGTTCGGAGCGTTCGGCATTACCCTAAATCTCCCACGCTCCGATAGCTCCGATAGCTCCGATAGCTCCGTATGCTCCCCGGCGAAGCCGGGCTAGTTTCCGGCTGGTTGCTTCGGCTCGCGCGGGACCATGTCCGGGGCGCAAGCGAGGTTGTAGGCGACGACCGCGTGGTTCGTCGCGCTCTGGACGAGGTACTCGGGAATGGCCATCTCGAGCCGATCGTGTTGCGTGTGGTGCACGAAGTTGTAGTCCGACCGGCCGGTTTCGAGGGTAAAGAAGCCGGGGACGCCGACTCGATTGAACGGCGCGTGGTCGCTGCCGCCACCGCGGGGCATCCGATCGCCGGAGACCGCGACGAACTTCATCGGCATCTCCGGGAACGCCTTCACACTCGGGGCGAACGCCTCCTCGAAGAGCGCTTGCTGGGACGCGAGCCCCTGATAACCGCCCTGGTAGTTCGTGCCGCCGTCGTCGACCAGGACCGCCGAGATCTTCGGCAGCTCCGCCTCATGGGTCTTCACGTAGTCCGTCGAGCCGAAGAGCCCCTCCTCTTCGCCGGTCCAGAGGATGAACCGAATCGTTCGCTTCGGCTTCGCCCCCACCCGCGTTAGGATACGGGCCGCTTCGAGCGCGGTGCACGTTCCGGTCCCGTTGTCGAGCGCGCCCTGTGAGCCGGGGCCGTTCCAAGAGTCGAGGTGGCCGCTGACGATCACGACTTCGTCCGGCTTTTCGGTACCCCGAATCTCCGCGACCACGTTGTGAATCGCAACCGGCCCCTTGTACCAATGGTTCTCCGCGCCGATCTCCACGGCGACGTTCCGTCCAAAGTCGAGGTTGCGGCTCAGGCGGTCGTAGTCGGACTTGCGGACCGTAACTTGAGGGATTCCCGGATGGTTCGCAAACGTCTTGTCGCGCCAGGTGCCGCCGGTGACCACGAGCTCGTTCCGGCTACCAGTGATCGTGCCGAGGGCGCCCGCCTTCTCCAAGGCATCGCGAAGGAGTTGTACTGGGCTAGGGGCGACCTGCCCACCGGCTGGAGGTGCGGCGGCACCTCCGCCTGCACCTGCACCGGCGCCACGTCCGGCTCCGCCACCGGGACGACCGCCACCCGGAGGTCCACCTGCCGGACGGCCGCCACCTCCGCCGGTGGGGGGTGCCATCAGGACCCAAGCTCCCTTGTACTTATCCGGCGATTGCGCGACTTCTTCGGGGGTGGCGGGGGCGCGAACGACCTTACCGCGCTGAATTCCGCGGGTGCCGTTCGTCCAAGCTGGGGTGGTGAAGACCATGTCGGTCTGGAATGGTTCGACCATTCGGGCGACCTGTTGACCTCCCCGATCCCAGCCAACCGGCGCCTCTCCCCATTTCTCGAGGTGGACGTTGGTGCAGCCCATCTTCCGAAACTCGCTCAATCCCCAGTTTTCGGCCTTGGTAAGGCGAGGGGAACTGGTTAATCGCGGGCCGATCTTTTGGGTCAGCGTCGTCAAGAACCGCATGACGTGACTGTGGTTCT
This window encodes:
- a CDS encoding M28 family metallopeptidase, whose product is MKLSLRNAALAALLPLAVTALAGNSLTLGDPATIDRIVDEGKNHSHVMRFLTTLTQKIGPRLTSSPRLTKAENWGLSEFRKMGCTNVHLEKWGEAPVGWDRGGQQVARMVEPFQTDMVFTTPAWTNGTRGIQRGKVVRAPATPEEVAQSPDKYKGAWVLMAPPTGGGGGRPAGGPPGGGRPGGGAGRGAGAGAGGGAAAPPAGGQVAPSPVQLLRDALEKAGALGTITGSRNELVVTGGTWRDKTFANHPGIPQVTVRKSDYDRLSRNLDFGRNVAVEIGAENHWYKGPVAIHNVVAEIRGTEKPDEVVIVSGHLDSWNGPGSQGALDNGTGTCTALEAARILTRVGAKPKRTIRFILWTGEEEGLFGSTDYVKTHEAELPKISAVLVDDGGTNYQGGYQGLASQQALFEEAFAPSVKAFPEMPMKFVAVSGDRMPRGGGSDHAPFNRVGVPGFFTLETGRSDYNFVHHTQHDRLEMAIPEYLVQSATNHAVVAYNLACAPDMVPREPKQPAGN